A genomic stretch from Panthera uncia isolate 11264 chromosome E3, Puncia_PCG_1.0, whole genome shotgun sequence includes:
- the EARS2 gene encoding probable glutamate--tRNA ligase, mitochondrial, with amino-acid sequence MAVLLKRLLQSARPPAALGRLVGRREASMGTDPGAAVRVRFAPSPTGFLHLGGLRTALYNYIFAKKHQGSFILRLEDTDQTRLVPGAAENIEDMLEWAGIPPDESPRRGGPAGPYQQSQRLELYARATEALLESGAAYPCFCSPQRLELLKKEALRNHQTPRYDNRCRNLSQGQVAQKLATGPKPAIRFRLDGEAPAFQDLVYGWNRHEVASVEGDPVILKSDGFPTYHLACVVDDHHMGISHVLRGSEWLVSTSKHLLLYQALGWQPPRFAHLPLLLNRDGSKLSKRQGDIFLEHFSAADFLPDALLDIITNCGSGFAENQMGRTLPELITQFDLTRVTCHSALLDLEKLPEFNRLHLRRLVSSETQRRQLVGKLQALVEETFGSQLRDRDVLDPAYVERIILLRQGHICRLQDLVSPAHSYLWTRPAVGRAQLGAISEKVDLIAERVLGLLEGPDMSLTQDVLSGELKKVSEGLEGTKHSNVMQVLRVALSGQRQGPPVAEMMVSLGAKEVRERIQKVLSS; translated from the exons ATGGCGGTGCTTCTGAAGAGGCTGCTGCAGTCGGCGAGGCCCCCCGCGGCCTTGGGCCGCCTCGTAGGACGGCGCGAGGCCAGCATGGGCACTGATCCCGGGGCTGCAGTGCGGGTGCGGTTCGCCCCCAGCCCCACAG GCTTcttgcacctgggtggcctacGCACTGCCTTATACAACTATATCTTTGCCAAGAAGCACCAGGGGAGCTTCATCCTCAGGCTGGAAGACACGGATCAGACCCGCCTTGTGCCTGGGGCAGCAGAGAATATTGAAGACATGCTGGAGTGGGCAG GCATCCCCCCAGACGAGAGCCCCCGCCGGGGAGGTCCAGCGGGGCCGTACCAGCAATCCCAGCGACTTGAGCTCTACGCCCGGGCCACGGAAGCGTTGCTGGAGTCCGGCGCTGCTTACCCCTGCTTCTGCTCACCACAGCGCCTGGAGCTCCTGAAGAAGGAGGCCCTGAGGAATCACCAGACGCCCCG GTATGACAATCGGTGCCGGAACCTGAGCCAGGGGCAGGTGGCCCAGAAGCTAGCCACAGGCCCCAAACCTGCTATCCGCTTCCGCCTGGATGGGGAGGCACCAGCCTTCCAGGACCTGGTGTATGGCTGGAATCGGCATGAAGTAGCTAGTGTGGAGGGGGACCCGGTCATCCTGAAGAGCGATGGCTTTCCCACATACCACCTGGCATGCGTGGTGGACGACCACCACATGGGCATCAGCCACGTGCTGCGGGGCTCCGAGTGGCTGGTCTCCACCTCCAAGCATCTACTTCTAtaccaggccctgggctggcaACCACCTCGCTTTGCCCACCTGCCCCTGCTCCTCAATAGGGATGGCAGCAAGCTGTCCAAGAGGCAAGGAGACATTTTCCTGGAGCATTTTTCTGCTGCCGACTTCCTGCCAGATGCCTTGCTGGACATCATCACCAACTGTGGCTCCGGGTTTGCAG AGAACCAGATGGGCAGGACCCTGCCTGAGTTGATAACACAGTTTGACCTGACCCGGGTCACCTGCCACTCAGCCCTGTTGGACCTGGAGAAGCTCCCGGAATTTAACAG GCTGCACCTGCGTCGGTTGGTGAGCAGTGAGACCCAGAGACGCCAGCTGGTGGGGAAGCTGCAGGCCCTGGTGGAGGAGACATTTGGCAGCCAGCTGCGAGACAGGGATGTCCTGGACCCAGCCTACGTGGAGAGGATCATCCTGCTGAGACAG GGTCACATTTGCCGCCTGCAGGATTTGGTCTCCCCGGCACATTCCTACCTGTGGACTCGCCCTGCCGTGGGCCGAGCGCAGCTGGGCGCCATCTCGGAGAAGGTGGACTTGATTGCCGAGCGTGTGCTGGG GCTTTTAGAAGGACCCGATATGAGCTTAACTCAGGACGTGCTGAGTGGAGAACTGAAGAAGGTATCAGAAGGTCTGGAGGGGACCAAACACAGCAACGTGATGCAAGTCCTCCGAGTGGCCCTCAGTGGACAGCGG CAAGGACCTCCGGTAGCTGAGATGATGGTGTCCTTGGGAGCGAAGGAAGTACGGGAACGGATACAGAAGGTGCTTTCCAGCTAG